In the genome of Nonomuraea sp. NBC_00507, the window GACGCGCCACAGGCCCTTCTGCTCGGGACGCATCTCGGGGATGTAGCTGACCGCCCAGGCCGCCCACGGCAGCACGGCCAGCTTGCCGCCACTGATGAGCTGCTTGGCCGTGTTCTCGCCGGAGGTGTCGGCGACGATGCCCGCGTCGTTCATCTTCTTGATGAGGGTCATCGCCTGTATGGCCGGCGCCGAGGCGAGCGTGACCTCGCCCTGCTGGTTGAAGTAGAAGGCGCCCTGCTGCTGCAGCAGCGACTGGTAGAAGTCCATGTCCACGCCACCGGCCGCGGGCTTGTTCAGCCCGATCAGGAAGGCGCCTGTCTTCTCCTTGAGCGTCTTGCCGGCCTGGATGGCGTCGTCCCAGGTCTGGATCTTCTCCGGGTCGATGTCTGCCTTCTTGAACAGGTCCGCGCGGTAGAAGAAGCCGACCGGGTTGACCTCCCAGGGCATCGCGTAGACGCCGCCGTCCTTGCCGGTCACCGTGGGCCACAGGCCCTTGGCGAAGGCATCCTTGTACGTGTCGGCGCCCAGCTTGCGCAGGTCGGCCAGGCCGCCGGGGAACTTGTCCATGTACCCGGGCAGGTAGTCGATGCCGATATGCAGCACGTCGGCCAGGCCCTTGCCGCCCGCGGCCATGCCAATGGTGATCTTGTCCCAGATGGCCGGGTTGCCGACGGCCTGAATGTCGATCTTGATGCCGGGGTGGGTCTGCTCGAAGTCCTTGGCGACGGCGGCCAGGCCGTCGGAGGCGGGCTTCCAGCTCCAGACGGTGATCTTGACGGGCCCGCTGCCCTTCTCCGGGGTCTTGCCGCCGCCGCAGGCGGCCAGGGCGAGCGTGCCGGTGAGTGCGAGCGCGAGGGCTCCACGACGGTTGATCATTTGTGTGTTTCCTTTCGGGGGGTGAGTGCTGCGCGGAGCCGGTCGGCGGCGTCGCCGGGGGTGGTGGCGTGCGGGGAGAGCCGGATCCAGCCGCCGCGCAGCGTGGTGGTGAGTCCGGCGGCGCCGAGTGCCGCGTGCGTGTTGGCGGGGTCGTGGCCGGGCAGCCGCACGCGGGCGATCCCGGCCGGCTCGGCGGGGACCAGGACCTCGGCGCCCGCGGTCCTGGCGGCATCCAGCAGGCTCGCCAGGGTGTGGGCGATCTGCCGGGCGATGTTCATTTCTCCGGCGGAGAGCACCAGGTCGATGGCGGCTCCCAGTGCGGCGACGGCGGAGAGGTCGGGGTTGGTGGGCGTGTGCGCGACGGCTCCGGGCAGCGGCGGCATGGGGTGCCGGGCTCCGAAGGGAGCGTGCACGCCCGACCAGCCGCCGAGACCGGGGGCGAGGCGGTCGGCCACCCGGTCGCGGACGAGCAACAGCGCCGCTCCCCAGCCCGCCCGCAGCCACTTCTGCCCGCCGCAGGCGAGCACGTCCGCCGCCGCCACGTCCAGCGGCACCGCGCCGAGGCCCTGGATGGCGTCCACCACCAGCAGCCGGTCCTCGCCCAGCACCTCCTTCAGCGCGCCCAGCGGGGCGCGGTGGCCGGTCGTGGCGTCCACCGCGCTGACCGCCAGCGCCAGGACGTCGTCGTCGAGGTGCTCGAGCAGGACGTCAGCGGTGATCGCGGCCGAGTCGATCCAGCGTGGCCGCAGCCCGCCGCGTTCCTGGAACCGCAGCCACGGATAGACGTTGGCGGGGAACTCTCCGCGCGGGACGAGCACCACGCCGCCGCCCAGGCCCGCCGCGGCGGCGAACAGCGCGTGGCTGGTGGAGGAGACGAAGGCCACCTCATGCGGGGCGCAGCTCAGCAGGCGGGCCGCGGCGGCGCGTGCACTGCTCGCCTCAAGTTCCAGTCTGGTGAGCGCTGCGGACGGATCGCGGGCCAGCAACTCCGCAGCCTGCGCGACGGTCCGTGCTACGGCCAGCGAGGGCGGCCCGATCCTGGCGAAGTCAACATATCCGGCCGGTTCCCGGAACTGGCTCAGATAGGCAGGTGGAACGTTCAAACCAGCTCCATACCAGGTAGAGGACATAAAGACAGCAGATAGCAGGAGGCAGTGCGCCAAAATGCTAGGCAGACGATATTTGAACGTTCATATCTGTGCAAGAGGCAGTTTGCCGCGATGTGGCAGAACAGGAGCTAGAGCTCGTAGAAGCGCTCCAGCGCGGCGGCCTTGGTCGGGGCGGTGCAGACGGGGCTTGAGCGCTTGGCGATGGCGTCCCAGTGCCGGGGCCGGCATACCGGAACGAGGCGCGCAGCAGGGGCACGACGCACGTCTGGACCACGGCCTGTGGCCAGACGGTCTCGATGGCCTGCGGCATGCCGCAGGCCGATCCGATGTGCCGCCGGCCGGAACACGAGATGGCCTCATGAGGCGAACCCCATCCCGAGGCGGTCGAGCAGGCGCAGCCACAGGGTGCGCCTGCCCGTCTCATCCTCCCCGGCCATTGCCCGGCGGGTGAGCTGGATGCCCGCCCAGGCGAGCGGTTCCGGCGGGAAGGGCACCGGCTTCTGCCGCACCATGCGCAGGCGGGTGCGCTCGGTGTCGGCTCCGGACAGCAGGTCGAGCATGACGTCGGCGGCGAACCTCGACGCTCCCACGCCCAGGCCGGTGTACCCGGCGGCGTGGGCGACGCGGTCGCCGTGAGTGAGGCCGTAGAAGGCGCAGAAGCGCGAGCAGGTGTCGATGACCCCGGCCCAGCGATGGGTGAAGGAGACATCGCTGAGCTGCGGGAAGGTCTCGAAGAAGTGCCGGGCCAGGAGCCGGTGCGTCTGAGGGCGGTGCTCGTGCTCGGCCCGGATGGACCGGCCGTAGTGGTAGATCGCGTCGTAGCCGCCCCAGAGGATGCGGTTGTCCGCGGTACGGCGGTAGTAGTGGAACTGGTGGCCGATGTCGCTGATGCCGTAGGGCTCCTGCCAGCCGATGGATTCCCATTGTTCGGGGGTAAGGGGTTCCGTGGCGAGCACGTAGTCGTAGACGGGGACGACGGCGAGCGAGCGCAGGCCGAGCAGTGACGTGAACGCGTTCGTGGCCAGAACGGCCTGGCCGGCGTGGATCCGTGTCGCGCCGCTGTGGACCGTCAGCCCGTCGCGATGCTTCCGCAGCCGAGCGACGGGGGTGTGCTCGGCGATACGCACCCCGAGGGCTTCGGCGACCCGGGCCAGCTCCCAGACCATGCGTGCCGGGTCCACGGTCGCGTCTTCCCCTGTTTCGAGGCGTCCGGCGAGATAGGTGGGCGATCGCACGAGGCGGCGGACGTCGTCGCGGTCGAGGAACCCGGCGACGTCGGGCTCCAAGGAAGCGATCGCATGCGGGCGGGTGGCTACCGAGAGCGCGCCGCCCGGCGTGAAGCCGCAGCTCATCTCGTACCTGTCCACGGTCGCGGCGATGCCGGCGAAGTTTTCCGCGCCGAGCCGCTCCAGGAGGTCGTACTCGTCGGGCCAGCGCCTGAGCCCGTTGGCACGGCCGTGGGTGAGGCTCGCGTCGCAGAAGCCGCCGTTGCGGCCACTCGCGTGCTCGGCGATGCGATCGCCCTCCACGAGGAGGACGTCACGCCCGGGATCTCGTTCCTTGGCCCGGACAGCGGCCCACAGGCCCGTGAACCCGCCGCCGACGACGACCAGGTCCGCCGTGATCTCACCGTCCAGCGGTCGCCTGGGAGCCGGACGGTCGGGGGTGTCGAGCCAGAGGGGCG includes:
- a CDS encoding aminotransferase class V-fold PLP-dependent enzyme, producing MNVPPAYLSQFREPAGYVDFARIGPPSLAVARTVAQAAELLARDPSAALTRLELEASSARAAAARLLSCAPHEVAFVSSTSHALFAAAAGLGGGVVLVPRGEFPANVYPWLRFQERGGLRPRWIDSAAITADVLLEHLDDDVLALAVSAVDATTGHRAPLGALKEVLGEDRLLVVDAIQGLGAVPLDVAAADVLACGGQKWLRAGWGAALLLVRDRVADRLAPGLGGWSGVHAPFGARHPMPPLPGAVAHTPTNPDLSAVAALGAAIDLVLSAGEMNIARQIAHTLASLLDAARTAGAEVLVPAEPAGIARVRLPGHDPANTHAALGAAGLTTTLRGGWIRLSPHATTPGDAADRLRAALTPRKETHK
- a CDS encoding ABC transporter substrate-binding protein translates to MINRRGALALALTGTLALAACGGGKTPEKGSGPVKITVWSWKPASDGLAAVAKDFEQTHPGIKIDIQAVGNPAIWDKITIGMAAGGKGLADVLHIGIDYLPGYMDKFPGGLADLRKLGADTYKDAFAKGLWPTVTGKDGGVYAMPWEVNPVGFFYRADLFKKADIDPEKIQTWDDAIQAGKTLKEKTGAFLIGLNKPAAGGVDMDFYQSLLQQQGAFYFNQQGEVTLASAPAIQAMTLIKKMNDAGIVADTSGENTAKQLISGGKLAVLPWAAWAVSYIPEMRPEQKGLWRVMQPPAVTPGGKRAAIVNSTHLSVSGSSPHQAEAFKFVEYALTKPEVINKVFKEGGVFPALTAAYSDPAFTAPQPYFGDQPALKTFVDALTEGADATYYSGDYARALKIASDAQTKVLLKGADPAAALTEAATLLSQQTKRKLAG
- a CDS encoding NAD(P)/FAD-dependent oxidoreductase, which encodes MHAESLIDRALSKAISTPLWLDTPDRPAPRRPLDGEITADLVVVGGGFTGLWAAVRAKERDPGRDVLLVEGDRIAEHASGRNGGFCDASLTHGRANGLRRWPDEYDLLERLGAENFAGIAATVDRYEMSCGFTPGGALSVATRPHAIASLEPDVAGFLDRDDVRRLVRSPTYLAGRLETGEDATVDPARMVWELARVAEALGVRIAEHTPVARLRKHRDGLTVHSGATRIHAGQAVLATNAFTSLLGLRSLAVVPVYDYVLATEPLTPEQWESIGWQEPYGISDIGHQFHYYRRTADNRILWGGYDAIYHYGRSIRAEHEHRPQTHRLLARHFFETFPQLSDVSFTHRWAGVIDTCSRFCAFYGLTHGDRVAHAAGYTGLGVGASRFAADVMLDLLSGADTERTRLRMVRQKPVPFPPEPLAWAGIQLTRRAMAGEDETGRRTLWLRLLDRLGMGFAS